Proteins encoded together in one Mannheimia haemolytica window:
- the gsiA_1 gene encoding Glutathione import ATP-binding protein GsiA produces the protein MGGHRTRPYSNKMKMKLLDIQNLSVETENGLQLVEPISLQLEVGKNITILGETGSGKSLLIQAIMGALPQGLIASGEISVKNGKLSTESDRLQTLWGKTLVMLPQEPRRSLDPIMTIGKQLWESFRYVAGLNTPKATAESQSYLSKLGLGHSVESYPHQLSGGMAQRASFAIATAAGGQILLADEPTKGLDPTSKGKVIELLKSAYQNGGGLLTITHDIEVAEQLGGYILVMKKGELLEQGEAEALLSNPQHAYTKALIAADPKHWQPLQDLQNLSRKKPLVSVKNLSIARGKKTLFSNLSFDLYKGEVLGIVGHSGIGKSSLADVLCGLLKPKSGEVVWHSHSHKKHQVLKLYQDPPEAFAPNVSLNTLLDDVIDKHRLDRLPIPSLLQQLSLNPEILQRNAENVSGGELQRVAILRALLLDPVLLFADEVTSRLDPITQQETIELLINQCRARNCSLILVSHDPYLIEKSCDKVINLEEYVG, from the coding sequence ATGGGCGGGCACAGGACCCGCCCCTACAGTAATAAAATGAAGATGAAATTACTCGATATCCAAAACCTATCTGTTGAAACTGAAAACGGATTACAGCTGGTCGAACCGATTAGCCTACAATTAGAGGTAGGAAAAAATATTACTATCTTAGGCGAAACCGGCTCAGGCAAAAGCCTGCTGATTCAAGCGATTATGGGGGCGTTACCCCAAGGCCTAATCGCAAGCGGTGAAATTTCGGTGAAAAATGGCAAACTTTCCACCGAATCCGACCGCTTGCAAACATTGTGGGGTAAAACATTGGTAATGCTACCGCAAGAACCTCGCCGCTCACTCGATCCGATTATGACTATTGGTAAACAGTTGTGGGAAAGTTTCCGCTATGTAGCAGGTCTCAATACTCCAAAAGCCACAGCAGAGAGCCAGTCGTATCTCAGCAAACTTGGTTTAGGGCATTCTGTCGAAAGCTATCCGCACCAGCTTTCCGGCGGAATGGCACAACGTGCCTCTTTTGCGATTGCAACCGCTGCCGGTGGGCAAATTTTACTTGCCGATGAGCCGACCAAAGGGCTCGATCCTACCAGCAAAGGTAAAGTAATCGAATTATTAAAATCCGCTTACCAAAATGGCGGTGGCTTGCTCACCATTACCCACGATATTGAAGTTGCCGAACAGCTTGGTGGCTACATTTTGGTAATGAAAAAAGGCGAATTGTTGGAACAAGGCGAGGCGGAAGCACTATTAAGCAATCCACAACACGCTTATACCAAAGCCTTAATTGCAGCTGATCCAAAACATTGGCAACCCTTGCAAGATTTGCAAAATTTAAGCCGAAAAAAACCGCTTGTGTCGGTCAAAAATTTGAGTATCGCTCGTGGTAAGAAAACGCTGTTTAGCAACCTTTCCTTTGACTTATACAAAGGCGAAGTGCTTGGGATTGTCGGGCATAGTGGCATTGGCAAAAGCTCGCTTGCCGATGTACTTTGTGGTTTGCTTAAGCCGAAATCGGGCGAGGTTGTGTGGCATAGCCACAGCCATAAAAAACACCAAGTGCTGAAACTTTACCAAGATCCACCGGAGGCCTTTGCCCCGAATGTTAGCCTAAACACCTTGCTTGATGATGTGATTGACAAGCACCGTTTAGATCGGCTACCGATTCCAAGTTTACTGCAACAACTTTCGCTCAACCCGGAAATTTTGCAACGCAATGCGGAAAATGTCTCCGGCGGCGAGCTACAACGAGTAGCAATTTTGCGAGCCTTATTGCTCGATCCTGTGCTACTCTTTGCCGATGAAGTAACTTCTCGACTTGATCCAATCACACAGCAAGAAACGATTGAATTGCTGATCAACCAATGCCGAGCGAGAAATTGCAGCCTGATTTTGGTCAGCCACGATCCTTATCTAATTGAAAAATCGTGCGATAAGGTGATTAATTTGGAAGAGTATGTAGGGTAA
- the ribF gene encoding Riboflavin biosynthesis protein ribF → MQLIRGFHNLDKHIALNQGCVLSIGNFDGVHLGHQNILARLCDRALDLGLPSVVMLFEPQPREFFAKKSGNSTACNPPARLMRLRDKLKYLEEAGVDFVLCVRFSEKFAQISADDFISDLLAKRLKVRYLSVGDDFRFGAKRSGDFETLRNAGLKYRFAVEESHTHSLNEARISSSLVREALQNNELELAEKLLGKPYSILGRVAHGNKLGRTIGFPTANIMLNRLVTPIQGVFAVKVKTKQGSFNGIANVGNRPTINGTKPLLEVHIFDFNASIYGEAIEVIFLKKLRNEIKFPDFEALKAQIEKDRLQAVEFFKEFVK, encoded by the coding sequence ATGCAACTTATTCGAGGTTTCCACAATTTAGACAAACACATCGCTTTAAATCAAGGCTGTGTTCTCTCTATCGGGAATTTCGATGGTGTGCATCTTGGGCATCAAAATATTTTGGCTCGTCTTTGTGATAGAGCTTTAGATTTAGGATTGCCCTCAGTTGTGATGTTATTTGAGCCACAACCTCGAGAGTTTTTTGCAAAAAAAAGTGGAAATTCAACCGCTTGTAACCCGCCCGCCCGCTTAATGCGCCTGCGAGATAAGCTAAAATATTTGGAAGAAGCCGGTGTGGATTTTGTGCTATGCGTGCGTTTTAGTGAAAAATTTGCTCAAATTTCGGCAGACGATTTCATCAGCGATTTGCTCGCTAAAAGACTGAAAGTACGCTATTTAAGTGTAGGCGATGATTTTCGCTTCGGGGCAAAACGGTCGGGCGATTTTGAAACTTTACGCAATGCAGGCTTAAAATATCGCTTTGCGGTGGAAGAAAGCCATACGCATAGTTTAAATGAAGCACGCATTAGCAGCTCGCTGGTACGAGAAGCCTTACAAAACAATGAGTTAGAGTTAGCTGAAAAATTACTTGGTAAGCCGTATTCAATTCTCGGTCGAGTTGCACACGGTAATAAACTCGGCAGAACCATTGGTTTTCCTACCGCAAATATTATGCTCAATCGTTTGGTTACGCCGATTCAAGGGGTATTTGCGGTAAAAGTGAAGACCAAGCAGGGCAGTTTTAACGGAATCGCCAATGTCGGTAACCGCCCGACCATTAACGGTACTAAGCCGTTATTAGAAGTGCATATTTTTGATTTCAATGCCTCTATTTACGGTGAGGCGATTGAAGTGATCTTTTTAAAAAAATTACGCAATGAAATAAAATTTCCCGACTTTGAAGCACTAAAAGCCCAGATTGAGAAAGATCGCTTACAAGCGGTGGAATTTTTTAAGGAATTTGTAAAATAA
- a CDS encoding Predicted phosphoesterase or phosphohydrolase, whose protein sequence is MILFAGDPHGSYEHLYPILQQQTEEVALVILGDLQLTTPDELDRLSQYCDIWFIHGNHDSKTVAAFDAIWNSSWKERNIHGKVVDIQGIKIAGIGGVFRGHIWMPPNRPMFFDPIHFCQYSAPEKIWRGGIPLRHRSSIFPSDFEALENEKADILITHEAPKPHPQGFSVINQLARKLGASKIFHGHHHDNFNYGNLNASRECAIYNIGFRSLADINGNYLILGVDDREK, encoded by the coding sequence ATGATACTTTTTGCAGGCGATCCACACGGTAGCTACGAGCATCTTTATCCGATTCTACAACAGCAGACGGAGGAGGTAGCTTTAGTTATTCTAGGCGATCTTCAATTGACTACTCCTGATGAATTAGATCGGCTTTCGCAGTATTGTGATATTTGGTTTATTCATGGTAACCATGACAGTAAAACCGTTGCTGCCTTTGATGCTATTTGGAATAGTAGCTGGAAAGAGCGCAATATTCACGGTAAAGTAGTTGACATTCAAGGAATAAAAATTGCAGGTATTGGAGGGGTCTTCCGAGGTCATATTTGGATGCCGCCCAATCGTCCAATGTTTTTTGATCCCATCCATTTTTGCCAATACTCTGCTCCGGAAAAAATTTGGCGTGGAGGTATTCCATTAAGGCACCGCTCTTCGATCTTCCCTTCTGATTTTGAGGCGTTGGAAAATGAAAAAGCCGATATTTTAATTACGCACGAAGCACCAAAGCCACACCCTCAAGGCTTCTCTGTAATTAACCAGCTAGCAAGAAAATTAGGAGCGAGCAAAATTTTCCATGGTCACCACCATGATAATTTTAATTATGGCAATCTAAATGCCAGCAGAGAATGTGCTATTTATAATATCGGCTTTCGTAGCCTAGCGGATATTAATGGAAATTATCTAATTTTAGGTGTTGATGATCGAGAGAAATAG
- a CDS encoding Predicted hydrolase of the alpha/beta superfamily, whose translation MAEQCAVLKSTSLGKTAIYKAEWVEKSAELPAYCLVQGEIEKRVGVDNVPYGIQFELRLPEQWNEKFLFQGAGGVGGVIFPAIGKLYPHGASGANGLNRGYAVVSNDSGHATRDLVFTADPEARSNYAYASIGKVTTVAKQLIAEFYRKPSKHNYIMGCSNGGREAMMAAMRYPQEFDGVIAGSPGFRVSRSVLAEVWDNRALLAVAPKNGEGDKILSQALTQQDLDVITNGVLTRCDKLDGLADGLINAWEQCDFQPEMVAKQLGQKKVALIKTIFEGAKNSRGELIYSPWAYDSGINAKGWRDWKLGDSQTAQPNSISFKMGLKSLTHYYLAPRVPSLDPLSVDLDQASEQVKAVGSIHDADQVDLSAFKQNGGKMLIYQGVSDPIFSAVDLKNWYQSLQQAVENPQHFAKLFFVPAMNHCGRGATVNDFDMLTALENWVEKGVEPDSVPAKAGELYPNKAKQIPLCAYPKVAIYQTGEDPNRLTSYQCR comes from the coding sequence ATGGCTGAGCAATGTGCAGTGTTAAAATCCACCTCGTTGGGAAAAACCGCTATTTATAAAGCCGAATGGGTGGAAAAATCTGCTGAATTGCCAGCTTACTGCTTAGTACAAGGTGAAATTGAAAAACGGGTGGGGGTAGATAATGTCCCTTATGGTATTCAATTTGAGCTACGTTTGCCTGAACAATGGAATGAAAAATTCTTATTTCAGGGGGCGGGCGGTGTAGGTGGGGTGATTTTCCCTGCCATTGGTAAGCTCTATCCGCACGGGGCGAGTGGTGCAAATGGCTTAAACAGAGGCTATGCAGTAGTGAGTAACGACAGTGGTCACGCCACTCGAGATTTAGTGTTTACCGCAGATCCCGAAGCTCGCTCAAATTATGCCTATGCCTCTATCGGCAAAGTGACCACGGTTGCCAAGCAATTGATTGCCGAATTTTACCGAAAACCGAGCAAGCACAATTACATTATGGGCTGCTCGAATGGTGGTCGGGAAGCAATGATGGCAGCAATGCGTTATCCGCAGGAATTTGACGGTGTGATTGCAGGCAGCCCCGGCTTTCGGGTTTCCCGTTCAGTCTTGGCGGAAGTATGGGATAATCGAGCTTTGTTGGCAGTTGCTCCGAAGAATGGTGAAGGCGACAAAATTTTATCCCAAGCCCTCACTCAACAAGATTTAGATGTGATTACCAATGGCGTATTAACACGTTGCGATAAGTTAGACGGCTTAGCAGACGGTTTAATTAATGCGTGGGAACAGTGTGATTTCCAGCCGGAAATGGTGGCAAAGCAACTGGGGCAGAAAAAAGTCGCTTTAATCAAAACGATTTTCGAGGGGGCGAAAAACAGTCGAGGCGAGCTGATTTATAGCCCTTGGGCGTATGATTCCGGCATTAACGCTAAAGGCTGGCGGGATTGGAAATTAGGTGATAGCCAAACCGCTCAGCCCAACAGCATTAGCTTTAAAATGGGATTGAAAAGTTTGACCCATTACTATTTAGCCCCCAGAGTGCCGAGCCTTGATCCACTCAGTGTAGATTTGGATCAAGCTAGCGAACAAGTGAAAGCGGTAGGGAGCATTCACGATGCAGATCAAGTTGATTTATCCGCTTTTAAGCAGAACGGTGGCAAAATGCTGATTTATCAAGGCGTTTCAGACCCGATTTTTTCGGCAGTTGATCTCAAAAATTGGTATCAAAGCCTACAACAAGCGGTCGAAAATCCGCAACATTTTGCAAAATTGTTTTTCGTGCCGGCAATGAACCACTGTGGGCGAGGGGCAACGGTGAATGATTTTGATATGCTTACCGCCCTTGAAAACTGGGTTGAAAAAGGGGTAGAACCGGACAGTGTTCCCGCCAAAGCCGGAGAGCTTTACCCAAATAAAGCCAAGCAGATCCCCCTTTGTGCTTATCCGAAAGTGGCGATTTATCAAACCGGAGAAGATCCTAATCGTTTGACCAGCTATCAATGCCGTTAA
- the rlmB gene encoding 23S rRNA (guanosine-2'-O-)-methyltransferase RlmB translates to MSEQIYGIHAVKAFLDNAPERLIEVLVLKGREDKRLMPLLNELQRLGVAIQQVNRQTLDNKSQGEVHQGIIARVVPQKELNEHDLEAILSQKKNPLLLILDGVTDPHNLGACLRTADAAGVDAVIVPKDKSAQLTPTARKVACGAAEVMPLIRVTNLARTMRDLQERHNVWIVGTAGEAESGIYEAKLTGSIALVMGAEGDGMRRLTREHCDQLISIPMAGSVSSLNVSVATGVCLFEIVRQKLAL, encoded by the coding sequence ATGAGCGAACAAATTTATGGCATTCACGCAGTGAAAGCCTTTTTGGATAATGCACCTGAGCGTTTAATTGAAGTGCTGGTGCTAAAAGGGCGTGAAGATAAACGCTTAATGCCACTATTAAATGAATTACAACGTTTAGGGGTGGCAATTCAACAAGTGAACCGCCAAACCTTAGATAACAAATCGCAAGGTGAAGTGCATCAAGGGATTATTGCCAGAGTCGTGCCACAAAAAGAGCTGAATGAACACGATTTAGAGGCGATCTTAAGCCAAAAGAAAAATCCACTCTTGTTGATTTTAGATGGCGTGACCGACCCTCACAACCTAGGGGCTTGTTTGCGTACCGCTGATGCGGCAGGGGTTGATGCGGTTATTGTGCCGAAAGATAAATCTGCTCAGCTTACACCAACCGCTCGCAAAGTCGCCTGTGGGGCAGCGGAAGTGATGCCACTGATTCGAGTCACCAATTTGGCTCGCACAATGCGAGATTTACAAGAACGGCATAATGTTTGGATTGTCGGCACGGCAGGTGAGGCGGAATCGGGCATTTATGAAGCAAAATTAACCGGCTCGATTGCGTTAGTTATGGGAGCAGAAGGTGACGGAATGCGTCGCCTTACCCGTGAGCATTGCGACCAGCTTATCAGCATTCCAATGGCAGGCTCGGTTTCTTCTTTGAATGTCTCGGTTGCAACCGGAGTTTGTTTATTTGAAATTGTGCGGCAGAAACTGGCTCTATAA
- the pssA gene encoding CDP-diacylglycerol--serine O-phosphatidyltransferase, whose translation MLILNKQRKAEYLLKSLPYLPQVAEQVQFLASSKAFKQQILQLIQTAKKRIYITALYFEKDEAGQEVLAALYQAKRNNPELEINILVDWHRAQRGRIGEAENLSNADWYAKVKHEQGLPAGQEIAFYGVPINGREVFGVLHLKGFVFDDTILYSGASINNVYLHQFERYRYDRYHVIENKALADSWVTFIQQHILTNEAVKRLDTVNRPKTAEIRAKIKHFRKQLSRETYSFNGVAENGRLAVSPLVGLGRRKNQLNKVIEALFYQTEQKLTICTPYFNFPHSLRTRIEWLLANGKSVEIIVGDKTANDFYTKPDEKFTMASALPYLYEKNLRAFAKRLDGYVQNKQLTIRLWKDGENSYHLKGVWVDNRYILLTGNNLNPRAWRLDAENAILISDPQHQLSEKAETELSQIRQHTKILTHYSDLEVLTDYPENVRKLLKKFGRVKLDKIVKMLL comes from the coding sequence ATGTTAATTTTGAACAAACAACGTAAAGCTGAATACCTATTGAAAAGCCTGCCATACTTACCACAAGTGGCAGAGCAGGTTCAGTTTCTCGCCTCGAGCAAAGCGTTTAAACAACAAATTTTACAGCTGATTCAAACGGCAAAAAAGCGTATTTATATAACCGCTCTTTACTTTGAAAAAGATGAAGCCGGGCAGGAAGTATTAGCTGCTTTATATCAAGCGAAGCGAAATAATCCTGAACTGGAAATTAACATTTTGGTTGATTGGCACCGAGCCCAACGTGGGCGTATTGGTGAGGCAGAGAATTTATCTAACGCCGACTGGTATGCAAAAGTTAAACACGAACAAGGTTTACCGGCAGGGCAAGAGATTGCCTTTTATGGTGTGCCGATTAACGGACGAGAAGTGTTTGGTGTGTTGCATTTGAAAGGCTTCGTATTTGACGATACGATTCTGTATAGCGGAGCAAGCATTAATAATGTGTATTTGCATCAATTTGAACGCTACCGTTATGACCGTTACCACGTCATTGAAAATAAAGCTCTTGCCGATAGCTGGGTGACATTTATTCAACAGCATATTTTAACCAATGAAGCGGTAAAACGTTTAGATACGGTAAATCGCCCGAAAACGGCTGAAATTCGTGCGAAAATTAAGCATTTCCGCAAACAATTAAGTCGGGAAACGTATTCATTTAACGGTGTTGCTGAAAATGGTCGCTTAGCGGTTTCTCCTTTAGTAGGCTTAGGGCGACGTAAGAATCAGTTAAATAAAGTGATTGAAGCGTTGTTTTATCAAACTGAGCAGAAATTAACGATTTGCACTCCGTATTTTAATTTTCCGCATTCTCTGAGAACCCGTATTGAATGGCTATTGGCAAACGGTAAATCGGTTGAAATTATTGTGGGGGATAAAACCGCTAACGATTTCTACACCAAGCCGGACGAAAAATTCACGATGGCATCGGCTCTGCCTTATTTGTATGAAAAGAACTTACGAGCCTTTGCAAAACGGTTGGACGGCTATGTGCAAAATAAACAGTTAACCATTCGCTTATGGAAAGATGGCGAAAACAGCTACCACTTAAAAGGAGTTTGGGTGGATAATCGTTATATTTTGCTGACCGGTAATAACCTTAACCCAAGAGCGTGGCGGTTAGATGCCGAAAATGCAATTTTAATTTCCGATCCTCAACATCAATTAAGTGAAAAAGCAGAAACGGAGCTAAGCCAAATTCGCCAACATACGAAGATTTTAACTCACTACAGTGATTTGGAAGTTTTAACCGATTATCCTGAAAATGTGCGTAAATTGCTGAAAAAATTCGGCAGGGTTAAGTTGGATAAAATTGTGAAGATGTTGCTTTAG
- the nadR gene encoding Bifunctional NAD biosynthesis protein NadR — protein sequence MTDFAYLQQKRKQLKLKVNDICEQAGVTRAYFNQLVSGKIKNPSANKLKALHSVLDIVEDSNQRSGVIFGKFYPIHTGHINMIYEAFSKVDVLHVIVCTDSERDLRLFQESKMKRMPTNEDRLRWVQQIFKYQQKQIFIHHLVEDGIPSYPNGWEDWSGRVKALFEEKSINPTIVFSSEIQDKEPYEKYLHLEVQLVDPTRESFNISATQIRNNPFQYWRFIPKEVRPFFVKTIAILGGESSGKSVLVSKLANVFNTTSAWEYGREFVFEQLGGNEQAMQYSDYPQMVLGHQRYVDYAMKHAHKVAIIDTDYITTQAFCIQYEGKAHPFLDSMIREYPFDVTILLSNNTKWVADGLRSLGSKKQRQQFQHLLKKLLEKHHIPYIEIESPSYLDRYNQAKEVVEAILNEEPIPLQFKQYNIHEFE from the coding sequence ATGACAGATTTTGCTTATCTTCAACAAAAGCGCAAACAGCTTAAACTCAAAGTGAATGATATTTGTGAACAAGCTGGGGTAACCCGAGCTTATTTTAATCAGTTAGTAAGCGGAAAAATCAAAAATCCAAGTGCCAATAAGCTTAAAGCCTTGCATTCCGTTTTAGATATCGTAGAAGATAGCAACCAGCGTTCCGGGGTTATTTTTGGCAAATTCTATCCTATTCACACAGGTCATATTAATATGATCTATGAAGCATTTAGTAAAGTAGATGTTTTACATGTTATTGTTTGTACCGATTCTGAACGGGATTTACGTCTTTTCCAGGAAAGTAAAATGAAACGAATGCCGACAAATGAAGATCGGCTACGCTGGGTACAGCAAATTTTTAAATACCAACAAAAACAGATCTTTATTCACCATTTAGTTGAAGACGGTATTCCGAGCTATCCAAATGGCTGGGAAGATTGGTCTGGTCGTGTTAAAGCGCTATTTGAAGAAAAAAGCATTAATCCTACTATTGTTTTTAGTAGTGAAATTCAAGATAAAGAACCTTATGAAAAATATTTGCATCTAGAAGTTCAACTTGTCGATCCTACTCGTGAATCCTTTAATATTTCAGCAACACAAATTCGTAATAATCCTTTTCAATACTGGCGCTTTATTCCGAAAGAAGTTCGTCCTTTCTTTGTTAAAACTATTGCGATTTTAGGTGGTGAAAGCAGTGGTAAATCAGTGTTGGTGAGTAAATTAGCAAATGTATTTAACACTACCTCTGCTTGGGAATATGGGCGCGAGTTTGTGTTTGAGCAACTTGGCGGCAATGAACAAGCAATGCAATATTCCGACTATCCGCAAATGGTGCTTGGACATCAACGCTACGTTGATTATGCCATGAAACATGCTCATAAAGTGGCTATTATTGATACCGATTACATCACAACTCAAGCGTTCTGTATTCAGTATGAAGGGAAGGCTCACCCGTTTCTGGATTCAATGATCCGCGAATATCCTTTTGATGTCACGATTTTACTTTCTAACAATACGAAATGGGTAGCCGATGGTTTACGCAGTTTAGGATCGAAAAAACAGCGTCAACAGTTTCAACACCTACTGAAAAAACTACTGGAAAAACACCATATTCCTTATATTGAAATTGAATCGCCAAGTTATTTGGATCGCTACAATCAAGCCAAAGAGGTGGTAGAAGCTATTTTAAATGAAGAACCAATCCCATTACAGTTTAAGCAATATAATATTCACGAATTTGAATAA
- the ileS gene encoding Isoleucine--tRNA ligase: protein MTVDYKNTLNLPETGFPMRGDLAKREPDMLKNWYDKNLYQKIRTASKGKKTFILHDGPPYANGNIHLGHAVNKILKDMILKSKTALGFDTPYVPGWDCHGLPIELKVEGIVGKPNEKISAAEFRQACRDYAKEQVEGQKADFIRMGILGDWDNPYLTMNFNTEANIIRTLGKVIANGHLYKGSKPVHWCLDCGSSLAEAEVEYEDKVSPSIYVRFNAVDVNAVEEKFNAQGKGNGALSAVIWTTTPWTIPSNRAIAINPELDYALVQLGDERVLLAVDLVEDVAKAAGVESAEVLATTKGENLELLRFNHPFYDYSVPFIFGDHVTTDGGTGLVHTAPDHGADDFVVARKYNIEMAGLISNDGKFKADTPFFAGLGVFESNDKVVEKLQEVGALLKLSRIKHSYPHCWRHKTPIIFRATPQWFIGMETQGLRQQALGEIKSVRWIPSWGEARIDTMVANRPDWCISRQRTWGVPMAMFVHNETEELHPRTLELIEEVAKRVEEKGIQAWWDLEPAELLGEEAKDYRKVPDTLDVWFDSGSTYASVVEQRPEFNGNSADMYLEGSDQHRGWFMSSLMLSTATNGKAPYKQVLTHGFTVDEKGRKMSKSLGNVIVPSEVWNKNGADILRLWVASTDYTGEITVSHNILNSAGESYRRIRNTARFLLANLNGFDPKRDLVQPQEMIALDRWAVACALEAQNDIKEAYDNYQFHTVVQRLMRFCSIEMGSFYLDIIKDRQYTTKADSLARRSCQTALWHIAEALVRWIAPILSFTADEIWGYLPQVEGRSEFVFTEEFYTGLFGLTEQDKLDDAYWQQILKVRAEVNRVLEQARKDKVIGAGLEAKVTVFANDEIRPLLEQLGNELRFVLITSQAIVKPLAEADIAEGELAGLAVKVENADGEKCPRCWHYATDIGSHSGHEEVCGRCVENVAGEGEKRLFA from the coding sequence ATGACAGTGGACTACAAAAACACCCTAAACTTGCCTGAAACAGGCTTTCCTATGCGTGGTGATCTCGCGAAACGTGAACCTGATATGTTAAAAAATTGGTATGACAAAAATTTATACCAAAAAATTCGTACTGCCTCGAAAGGCAAGAAAACCTTTATTTTGCATGATGGTCCTCCGTATGCTAACGGTAATATTCACTTAGGTCACGCAGTGAATAAAATTTTAAAAGATATGATTTTGAAATCGAAAACCGCATTAGGTTTCGATACCCCTTATGTGCCGGGCTGGGACTGTCACGGTTTGCCGATTGAGCTGAAAGTAGAAGGGATTGTTGGTAAACCAAATGAGAAAATTTCGGCTGCCGAGTTTCGCCAAGCGTGCCGTGACTATGCGAAAGAACAAGTAGAAGGTCAGAAAGCCGATTTTATCCGTATGGGTATTTTAGGTGATTGGGATAACCCATACCTAACAATGAATTTTAACACTGAGGCGAATATTATTCGCACGCTCGGCAAAGTGATTGCGAACGGGCATTTATACAAAGGTTCAAAACCGGTACATTGGTGCTTAGATTGTGGATCTTCGTTAGCGGAAGCTGAAGTGGAATATGAAGATAAAGTTTCTCCCTCTATTTATGTGCGTTTTAATGCTGTGGACGTAAATGCGGTAGAAGAAAAATTCAACGCACAGGGTAAAGGTAACGGGGCATTATCTGCGGTAATTTGGACAACCACACCTTGGACTATTCCGTCTAACCGTGCGATTGCAATTAACCCTGAATTAGACTATGCCTTGGTCCAATTAGGTGATGAGCGTGTGTTACTAGCGGTCGATTTAGTGGAAGATGTTGCAAAAGCAGCAGGCGTTGAATCTGCAGAAGTTTTAGCAACCACCAAAGGCGAAAACCTAGAGTTGTTACGTTTTAATCACCCATTCTATGATTATAGCGTGCCATTTATTTTTGGCGATCACGTTACCACCGATGGCGGTACGGGCTTAGTACACACAGCACCTGATCACGGTGCGGACGACTTCGTGGTCGCTCGCAAATATAACATTGAAATGGCAGGGCTAATTTCCAATGACGGTAAATTCAAAGCAGACACCCCGTTCTTTGCCGGCTTAGGCGTGTTTGAATCCAACGATAAAGTAGTCGAAAAATTACAAGAAGTGGGAGCATTATTAAAATTATCCCGCATCAAGCATAGCTATCCGCACTGTTGGCGACACAAAACCCCGATTATCTTCCGTGCTACCCCACAATGGTTTATCGGAATGGAAACCCAAGGCTTACGCCAGCAAGCGTTAGGGGAAATCAAATCAGTACGTTGGATCCCAAGCTGGGGTGAAGCTCGTATTGATACGATGGTGGCAAACCGCCCAGACTGGTGTATTTCACGCCAACGTACTTGGGGCGTGCCAATGGCAATGTTCGTACATAATGAAACCGAAGAATTACACCCTCGCACTTTAGAATTAATTGAAGAAGTGGCGAAACGTGTGGAAGAAAAAGGCATTCAAGCGTGGTGGGATTTAGAGCCTGCAGAATTGCTTGGCGAAGAAGCCAAAGATTACCGTAAAGTGCCGGATACCTTAGATGTGTGGTTTGATTCAGGATCAACCTATGCTTCTGTTGTAGAACAACGCCCTGAATTTAACGGCAATTCAGCGGATATGTATTTAGAAGGCTCAGACCAACATCGTGGTTGGTTTATGTCATCTTTAATGCTTTCCACTGCTACTAACGGCAAAGCACCATACAAACAAGTGCTAACTCACGGTTTTACCGTAGATGAGAAAGGCAGAAAAATGTCCAAATCGCTTGGCAACGTAATTGTGCCAAGTGAAGTGTGGAACAAAAACGGTGCAGATATTTTACGCTTATGGGTTGCCTCCACCGACTATACCGGTGAGATTACCGTTTCGCACAATATTTTAAACAGTGCCGGGGAATCATACCGCCGTATTCGTAACACTGCCCGTTTCTTATTGGCGAACTTGAACGGTTTTGATCCAAAACGTGATTTAGTTCAACCGCAAGAGATGATCGCTTTAGACCGCTGGGCGGTGGCTTGTGCCTTAGAGGCTCAAAACGACATCAAAGAAGCCTACGACAACTACCAATTCCACACGGTAGTACAACGTTTAATGCGTTTCTGTTCGATTGAAATGGGGTCTTTCTACTTAGATATTATCAAAGACCGCCAATACACCACCAAAGCTGACAGTCTTGCCCGCCGTAGCTGCCAAACAGCGTTATGGCATATTGCAGAAGCGTTAGTTCGCTGGATTGCACCGATTTTATCCTTCACAGCCGATGAAATTTGGGGCTACTTACCGCAGGTGGAAGGCAGAAGTGAATTTGTCTTTACCGAAGAATTCTACACCGGATTATTTGGCTTAACCGAGCAAGACAAATTAGATGATGCCTACTGGCAACAAATCTTAAAAGTGCGTGCGGAAGTCAACCGTGTGCTGGAACAAGCCCGTAAAGACAAAGTAATTGGTGCTGGCTTAGAAGCCAAGGTGACAGTATTCGCCAATGATGAAATTCGCCCGTTATTAGAACAACTTGGCAATGAATTACGCTTTGTGCTGATTACCTCACAAGCGATTGTCAAACCACTGGCGGAAGCAGATATTGCGGAAGGCGAATTAGCCGGACTCGCAGTAAAAGTGGAAAATGCAGATGGTGAGAAATGCCCTCGTTGCTGGCATTATGCTACCGACATCGGCTCGCACTCTGGCCACGAAGAAGTTTGCGGACGTTGTGTGGAAAACGTAGCCGGCGAAGGCGAAAAACGCTTGTTTGCTTAA